The following DNA comes from Paenibacillus crassostreae.
ATTATATTGACGCTTATATTTTATAGGAATATATGATTTGGATGGAGTGATGAGATCATGGGAGTTGTTGCCGGTATTATCGTCTGTGCTTTCGTGTATGTCATTCGAGCCTCATTAAACCGTTCAGGTGAAGAGGATTGGAGAAGTTATTAACTTAACACAAGGGGCTAAACAGAAAGACGTTTAGCGCCTTTATTTATTTAAATATAAGAAAGTACAAGTTTTACGCTATACTTTATGTCTTATATTTCTCGCTTAAACACTTACCGTCCTTATAAGGACACCGAAGGCGTTTATGCTTGTTTGGTATACTTTGTTATACTATAATTTAGTGAAGTGTTTATGAATTGAAAGTAGGTGATTTCAAATGAATTCTAATCAAAGCATTTATGATAATCTCGGAGGCGAACAAGCCTTACGCGCATTAGTTGAATCTTTTTATCCGAAGGTACAGAAAGATCCATTGCTTAGTCCTTTATTTCCAGCGGATATTAACCCTGTTAAAGAGAAACAATATATGTTTTTGAGTCAATTTTTCGGAGGGCCTTCTCTATATTCAGATCAATTCGGACATCCCATGATGCGAGCTCGACATCTACCTTTTCCAATAACAGAACAACATGGTGTAGCTTGGCTCAAATGTATGGGCGAAGCTCTTTCTGATATTGGCGTGGAAGAATCCTTAAAAGATTTTGTGTTACATCGGCTTTCTGGTCCTGCACATCATTTCGTGAATACTCCTGAATCAGACAAATAGTTTTGCATTGAACATAATTGAAGGGAAGTCAGAATATTGAGCACTCTAGAACCCCTATACTCCATCAAGATTAATTGCTTACACTGTGAACAGGATTTTCAATCATCACGAGTACGTACTAGTTTTAAGAAATCGGTCCGTAATGATGCGGATTTTTGCTCTTATTATAAGGAAGAGAATCCTGATTATTATGTGGTGAGGGTATGCCCTAAATGTGGATATGCATCCACTGAGAATTCGGCTACGAGGTTAACTGATAACCAGAGAAAAGAGATAACGACGAAGGTAAGTGCACGTTGGGTTGAGCGAGATTTCAATGGTCATAGAGATTGGGATAACGCGCTTGAGACATATAAGTTAGCATTGGTATGTGCACAGATCATTGGAGATTCAGAGAGGCTTATTGCGAGTATTCTCCATCATATAGCATGGTTATATCGTTATAAGGGGGATATAGAACAAGAGCAACGGTTTTTGAGGTTCTGTTTAGATTCTTACATCTTAGTGTATGAGCATGAAGGTATTGGAGCTAATAATGCTCGATTGTTATATTTAATTGGGGAACTTAACCGTAGAGTGGGTGATTTCAACCAAGCTGTATTGTGGTTCTCACGAGTAATTAATGATAAGAAAATTATGGATGCTTCTATGATTCGTGCTTCAAGAGAACAATGGGCCGTATTAAGAGAACAGATGATAGCCAAAAAAGTTGATTTGCCAGATGAGATGAAGCAATAGGAATTGAATTAAATATGCGCTTAGAAGTTATAGATGTCGGGAAGGTTAGGCCCACGCCATAATCTCTAAGCGCTATTTCTTCTATTGATAGTTAACGTAATGGTTGATCACATAATAAGTAGTCTCTATCGGTATCTATGATGTTAATCTTATTATTGCAGCAGGGGAAGACAAGAAGTTTTTTCTTTCCCTCATGGATCACTTGAAGTTCCTTTGGTTTCATAGGCAGAAGAACATTATCCATTGCACAAAAAGGACAGTTAGGTACATAAACATCACCCATGATAATGTCATATGGCCAAGTATTTTGGAAAGGGATCACGATGGATCCTTCTCATCTGTCGACTTTGGAGCATCTTCTTTGCTGAGTTCAGCAATTTTTTGTAATAATATATGTTGAGGCATATGCATTAGATGCTCAATAGGGACACCTAGTTTCTTCGATAGAGTGATGGCTGTCTCTGGTGATATTTGTAATGGTCTCATGGTACGATCCCTCCGATATTAGAATGACTTAGTACAATCGTATATTATAGTT
Coding sequences within:
- a CDS encoding YycC family protein yields the protein MRPLQISPETAITLSKKLGVPIEHLMHMPQHILLQKIAELSKEDAPKSTDEKDPS
- a CDS encoding DUF2225 domain-containing protein, which produces MSTLEPLYSIKINCLHCEQDFQSSRVRTSFKKSVRNDADFCSYYKEENPDYYVVRVCPKCGYASTENSATRLTDNQRKEITTKVSARWVERDFNGHRDWDNALETYKLALVCAQIIGDSERLIASILHHIAWLYRYKGDIEQEQRFLRFCLDSYILVYEHEGIGANNARLLYLIGELNRRVGDFNQAVLWFSRVINDKKIMDASMIRASREQWAVLREQMIAKKVDLPDEMKQ
- a CDS encoding globin; translated protein: MNSNQSIYDNLGGEQALRALVESFYPKVQKDPLLSPLFPADINPVKEKQYMFLSQFFGGPSLYSDQFGHPMMRARHLPFPITEQHGVAWLKCMGEALSDIGVEESLKDFVLHRLSGPAHHFVNTPESDK